In one window of Lacticaseibacillus casei DSM 20011 = JCM 1134 = ATCC 393 DNA:
- a CDS encoding uracil-DNA glycosylase, which produces MKTLIHNDWQTVLEPIFESPEYARLHEFLKEEYTTKTIYPEMHHIFQAFEWTPFHDVKVVILGQDPYHNPHQAVGASFAVAPGVALPPSLQNIYKELQSDLGYPPVHHGYLKAWADQGVLLLNAVLTVQAGRAYSHQNHGWEELTDAAIAALSARGGVVFILWGNAAKKKAALIDTSKNAIIASAHPSPLSASRGFFGSRPFSRTNEALKKMGETPINWQLPETVTAAS; this is translated from the coding sequence TTGAAAACATTAATACATAATGATTGGCAGACGGTGCTGGAACCGATTTTTGAAAGTCCCGAGTATGCCCGGCTGCATGAGTTCTTAAAGGAAGAATACACGACCAAAACGATTTATCCGGAAATGCATCACATTTTTCAGGCATTCGAATGGACGCCATTTCATGATGTCAAAGTGGTCATTTTGGGACAGGATCCGTACCATAATCCGCATCAGGCGGTGGGGGCGAGTTTTGCCGTGGCGCCTGGTGTGGCATTGCCGCCGTCGTTGCAAAATATTTATAAAGAATTACAAAGCGATTTAGGCTATCCGCCGGTACATCACGGGTATCTGAAGGCATGGGCCGATCAAGGGGTCTTGTTGCTGAATGCGGTCTTGACCGTGCAGGCAGGCCGGGCTTATTCCCACCAGAATCATGGTTGGGAGGAGCTGACCGATGCAGCAATTGCGGCTTTATCTGCGCGTGGCGGGGTTGTGTTTATTTTGTGGGGCAATGCTGCCAAGAAGAAAGCTGCGTTGATTGATACCAGCAAAAATGCGATCATTGCCTCTGCCCATCCCAGTCCGTTGTCGGCATCTCGCGGCTTTTTCGGCAGCCGACCATTTTCCCGTACCAATGAAGCATTGAAGAAAATGGGCGAAACGCCGATTAATTGGCAACTGCCAGAAACCGTG